From Apium graveolens cultivar Ventura chromosome 9, ASM990537v1, whole genome shotgun sequence, the proteins below share one genomic window:
- the LOC141687295 gene encoding chromatin remodeling protein EBS-like, with the protein MGNLSMSNIRKRKLDIEFYTISRTGETVRAGDSVLIESSEPHTRPSVGVIKKLESEKEGNITVDVRWYHRPEETSFGRRVFQGARELFLSDQYETLSANRIMRKCFVHSLKDYNKLEKIRPLVYYSRFKYKVGTNKFTPDCVSVYCKCEMPYNPDNLMIQCDDCNDWFHPGCVKMTTEQAEQLSNYICDECSS; encoded by the exons ATGGGCAATCTTTCAATGTCAAATATTAGAAAGCGAAAACTGGACATTGAATTTTACACAATCAGTCGAACCGGAGAAACTGTGAGAG CTGGCGATTCCGTGCTCATTGAATCATCTGAACCTCATACACGACCCTCTGTTGGTGTTATCAAAAAATTAGAATCTGAAAAGGAAGGTAACATTACGGTTGATGTGCGCTGGTACCATAGGCCTGAGGAGACAAGTTTTGGGAGGAGAGTATTTCAGGGGGCCAGGGAATTGTTTTTGTCTGATCAGTATGAGACTCTGAGTGCTAACAGAATTATGCGTAAATGCTTTGTTCACTCGTTGAAGGACTACAACAAGCTTGAAAAAATACGTCCCTTGGTTTACTACTCCCGATTCAAGTACAAAGTTGGTACTAATAAATTCACACCTGATTGTGTCTCAGT GTACTGCAAATGTGAGATGCCTTACAATCCTGATAATTTGATGATACAATGTGATGACTGTAACGACTG GTTTCATCCTGGCTGTGTGAAAATGACTACTGAACAAGCAGAGCAATTGAGTAACTATATTTGTGATGAATGTTCTTCATAA